The genome window CTGCAGCTCGGTCCGATCCCGTCTCTGTCTTCTCTACTATCGGTCTTTCAGGTAAGTTTGTCTTTTCACTCAACAATGTCAACACCCATGCTCCTTGCAGTACCACGGATTATCGCAGCAGCCTTCTCCAAAGAGTGTGCATTGAGGTCGGGCAATTTTGTTCTTGCTATCGCCATCACCTGATCTGACGTCAGTTTGCCCACCTTCTCTTTATTCGGAGTACCTGACCCCTTCACAATGCCGGCGGCCTTCTTAATGAGTTCAGAAGCGGGAGGCGTCTTTGTTATGAAACTGAAGGACCGGTCAGAATACACGGTGAGGATAACGGGAATGATCGTTTCGCCCATCGCCTGAGTCTGGGCATTAAAAGCCTTACAGAATTCCATTATATTAACGCCATGGGGACCCAACGCCGGTCCGACAGGGGGTGCCGGATTCGCCTTTCCCGCAGGTATCTGCAATTTCACCTGGGCCGCAACTACCTTCTTAGCCATCTAAACCTCCATTCGTTTCACAAATTGCATTGAAAAGAAACGCAGACTGCACATTATCAATAAAATCACGGCATGATCCTATGAATTCCACATTCTCCATCTCCCGGAACCCATTCTGCATTGCTCTGCTACGCCTTCTCCACCTGGAAGAAAC of Thermodesulfovibrionales bacterium contains these proteins:
- the rplK gene encoding 50S ribosomal protein L11; protein product: MAKKVVAAQVKLQIPAGKANPAPPVGPALGPHGVNIMEFCKAFNAQTQAMGETIIPVILTVYSDRSFSFITKTPPASELIKKAAGIVKGSGTPNKEKVGKLTSDQVMAIARTKLPDLNAHSLEKAAAIIRGTARSMGVDIVE